In Fusobacterium canifelinum, a genomic segment contains:
- the mglA gene encoding galactose/methyl galactoside ABC transporter ATP-binding protein MglA, translating into MENLKYVLEMENISKEFPGVKALDNVQLKLKPGTVHALMGENGAGKSTLMKCLFGIYEKNSGKILLDGVEVNFKSTKEALENGVSMVHQELNQVLQRNVLDNIWLGRYPMKGFFVDEKKMYNDTINIFKDLDIKVDPRKKVADLPIAERQMIEIAKAVSYKSKVIVMDEPTSSLTEKEVDHLFRIIKKLKESGVGIIYISHKMEEIKMISDEITILRDGKWISTNDVSKISTEQIISMMVGRDLTERFPKKDNKAKEMILEVKNLTALNQPSIQDVSFELYKGEILGIAGLVGSKRTEIVETIFGMRPKEHGEIILHGKTVKNRNPEEAIKNGFALVTEERRSTGIFSMLDIAFNSVISNLDRYKNKFRLLKNKDIEKDTKWIVDSMRVKTPSYSTKIGSLSGGNQQKVIIGRWLLTEPEVLMLDEPTRGIDVLAKYEIYQLMIDLAKKDKGIIMISSEMPELLGVTDRILVMSNGRVAGVVKTSETNQEEIMELSAKYL; encoded by the coding sequence ATGGAAAATCTAAAATATGTATTAGAAATGGAAAACATTTCCAAAGAGTTTCCTGGAGTAAAAGCACTAGATAATGTTCAATTAAAACTAAAACCTGGAACTGTCCATGCTCTAATGGGGGAAAATGGAGCTGGAAAATCTACATTAATGAAATGTTTATTTGGAATTTACGAAAAGAATAGTGGAAAAATTTTATTAGATGGGGTAGAAGTTAATTTTAAATCTACAAAAGAAGCATTAGAAAATGGGGTTTCTATGGTTCACCAAGAATTAAATCAAGTTCTTCAAAGAAATGTACTTGATAACATCTGGCTTGGTAGATACCCAATGAAGGGATTTTTTGTAGATGAAAAGAAAATGTATAATGACACTATTAATATCTTTAAAGATTTGGATATTAAAGTGGATCCTAGAAAAAAAGTTGCAGACTTACCTATTGCTGAGAGACAAATGATAGAAATAGCTAAGGCTGTGTCATATAAATCAAAGGTAATAGTTATGGATGAACCTACTTCTTCACTAACTGAAAAAGAAGTTGATCACTTATTTAGAATCATCAAAAAATTAAAAGAAAGTGGAGTTGGAATTATTTATATTTCTCATAAAATGGAAGAAATAAAAATGATTTCTGATGAAATTACTATTTTAAGAGATGGTAAATGGATATCAACTAATGATGTTTCAAAAATTTCAACTGAACAAATTATAAGTATGATGGTAGGTAGAGATTTAACTGAGCGTTTCCCTAAAAAAGATAATAAAGCTAAAGAAATGATATTAGAAGTTAAAAATTTAACAGCTTTAAATCAACCTTCTATACAAGATGTAAGTTTTGAACTTTATAAAGGTGAAATATTAGGAATAGCTGGACTTGTTGGTTCTAAAAGAACAGAAATAGTTGAAACTATTTTTGGAATGAGACCAAAAGAACATGGTGAAATTATTTTACATGGTAAAACTGTAAAAAATAGAAATCCAGAAGAAGCTATAAAAAATGGTTTTGCCCTAGTTACAGAAGAACGTAGAAGTACAGGAATATTTTCAATGTTAGATATAGCATTTAACTCTGTTATCTCTAACTTAGATAGATATAAAAATAAATTTAGACTTCTTAAAAATAAAGATATAGAGAAAGATACGAAATGGATAGTAGATAGCATGAGAGTAAAAACTCCTTCATATTCTACAAAAATTGGAAGTCTTTCTGGTGGAAATCAACAAAAAGTAATTATTGGAAGATGGCTACTAACTGAACCAGAAGTTCTTATGCTTGATGAACCTACTAGAGGTATTGATGTTTTAGCAAAATATGAAATTTATCAATTAATGATTGACCTTGCTAAAAAGGATAAAGGAATTATAATGATTTCTTCTGAAATGCCTGAACTGTTAGGAGTAACAGATAGAATACTTGTTATGAGTAATGGTAGAGTTGCAGGAGTTGTTAAAACATCTGAAACTAATCAAGAAGAAATAATGGAACTATCAGCTAAATATCTATAA
- a CDS encoding ROK family protein, with protein MKHYIGIDLGGTNTKIGVVDSEGNLINSKIIKTNSHQNVDKTLERIWETAKKLITEKEIPLFSVMGIGIGIPGPVKNQSTVGFFANFDWEKNLNLKEKMEKLSGIETRIENDANIIAQGEAIFGAAKGKKSSITIAIGTGIGGGIFFNGNLISGMSGVGGEIGHMKVVKDGKTCGCGQNGCFEAYASASSLVKEAKERLKLNENNLLFKEINGNLDELEAKNIFDAARKGDKFSKDLIEYESDYLALGIGNLLNIINPECIVISGGISLAGDEILLPIKEKLKKYTMPPALENLEIKIGTLGNEAGVKGAVALFI; from the coding sequence ATGAAGCATTATATTGGTATTGATTTAGGTGGAACTAACACAAAAATAGGAGTAGTTGATTCTGAGGGGAATTTAATAAATAGTAAAATTATAAAAACTAACTCGCATCAAAATGTTGATAAAACACTAGAGAGAATTTGGGAAACTGCAAAAAAATTAATTACAGAAAAAGAAATTCCACTTTTTTCTGTTATGGGAATAGGTATAGGTATTCCAGGACCTGTAAAAAATCAAAGTACAGTAGGTTTCTTTGCAAATTTTGATTGGGAAAAAAATCTTAATTTAAAAGAAAAAATGGAAAAGTTAAGTGGTATAGAAACAAGAATAGAAAATGATGCTAATATTATTGCACAAGGTGAGGCTATTTTTGGAGCTGCAAAGGGAAAAAAATCTTCAATAACTATTGCAATAGGTACAGGAATAGGTGGTGGAATATTTTTTAATGGAAACCTTATTTCTGGTATGTCTGGTGTAGGTGGTGAAATTGGACATATGAAAGTTGTTAAAGATGGTAAAACTTGTGGTTGTGGACAAAATGGCTGTTTTGAAGCCTATGCTTCTGCTAGTTCTCTTGTAAAAGAAGCTAAAGAAAGATTAAAACTAAATGAAAATAATTTACTTTTTAAGGAAATTAATGGAAATTTAGATGAACTTGAGGCTAAGAATATTTTTGATGCTGCTAGAAAAGGAGATAAGTTTTCAAAAGATTTAATAGAGTATGAAAGTGATTATTTAGCTTTAGGAATAGGAAATCTTTTAAATATAATAAATCCTGAATGTATAGTTATAAGTGGAGGTATCTCTCTTGCAGGAGATGAAATTTTACTTCCAATAAAAGAAAAATTAAAAAAATATACTATGCCCCCTGCTCTTGAAAATTTAGAAATTAAAATAGGTACTTTAGGTAACGAAGCTGGTGTAAAAGGAGCCGTGGCACTTTTTATTTAG
- the mglC gene encoding galactose/methyl galactoside ABC transporter permease MglC — protein sequence MIARTNDGKIDYKKIIIESGLYLVLFCMLIAIIIKEPTFLSLRNFKNILTQSSVRTIIALGVAGLIVTQGTDLSAGRQVGLSAVISGTLLQSMTNVNKAFPKLGEFSIFTTILIVVVVGVVIASINGIVVATLNVHPFIATMGTMTIVYGINSLYYDKAGAAPISGFVEKYSKFAQGYIQIGSYTIPYLIIYAAIATLIMWTLWNKTKFGKNVFAVGGNPEAAKVSGVNVVLTLMGIYALSGAYYAFGGFLEAGRIGSATNNLGFMYEMDAIAACVIGGVSFYGGVGRISGVITGVIILTIINYGLTYTGVSPYWQYIIKGIIIVTAVAFDSIKYAKKK from the coding sequence ATGATTGCAAGAACAAATGATGGAAAAATAGATTATAAAAAAATTATTATAGAAAGTGGACTGTATCTTGTATTATTTTGTATGCTTATTGCAATAATAATAAAAGAACCTACTTTTTTGAGTTTAAGAAACTTTAAAAATATTCTTACACAATCATCTGTAAGAACAATTATTGCACTTGGTGTTGCTGGACTTATAGTAACACAAGGTACTGACTTATCGGCAGGTAGACAAGTTGGACTTTCTGCTGTTATATCTGGAACACTTTTACAATCAATGACAAATGTAAATAAAGCATTTCCAAAACTTGGAGAATTTTCAATATTTACAACTATATTGATTGTTGTAGTAGTGGGTGTAGTTATAGCAAGTATAAATGGTATAGTTGTAGCAACATTAAATGTTCACCCATTTATAGCTACTATGGGAACAATGACTATTGTGTATGGAATAAACTCTCTTTACTATGATAAAGCAGGAGCTGCCCCAATTTCTGGATTTGTAGAAAAATATAGTAAATTTGCACAAGGTTATATACAAATAGGTTCATATACAATACCATATTTAATTATTTATGCAGCTATTGCAACATTAATTATGTGGACTTTATGGAATAAAACAAAATTTGGTAAAAATGTATTTGCAGTTGGAGGAAATCCTGAAGCTGCAAAGGTATCAGGAGTAAATGTTGTTTTAACTCTTATGGGAATATATGCATTATCTGGAGCATATTATGCTTTTGGTGGTTTCTTAGAAGCTGGACGTATTGGTTCTGCAACTAACAACCTAGGATTTATGTATGAAATGGATGCTATTGCTGCCTGTGTAATTGGAGGAGTTTCATTCTATGGTGGTGTTGGTAGAATTTCAGGAGTTATCACAGGAGTTATAATTTTAACAATTATAAACTATGGACTTACTTATACAGGTGTTAGCCCATACTGGCAATATATTATAAAAGGTATAATAATTGTTACTGCTGTTGCATTTGACTCTATTAAATATGCTAAGAAGAAATAA
- a CDS encoding MFS transporter codes for MQNKESNIKLLLLGRAVSLFGSTIYLIVLPLYILNITNNLKTAGIFFAAVNLPTTIISIFIGTIIEKFNKKNIILIFDFLTSILYFILFLYLKNFNSLTFLFIISLIVNIISKFFEIASKVLFSEINTVETLEKYNGLQSFMENIIMIIGPVIGTYLFATFDFNLILIIVSLGYFLSFLQELFIKYEKNTNLSKEKSSFFKDFKEGISYIKSKKIIFNFFILAMFLNFFIANNDEIINPGILIKKYGISEKLFGFSATSYGAGSVFAGIFIFYNNKFKFLKKLKLLFILNSSLMCLLGLLSIILFKYNHYIYFITFIFFQFLIGMITTFVNVPLISSFQKNVEIKYQSRFFSILSFFSGGLIPLGILYAGYLSSYIGADITYIIDNIAIIIIVCLVFNNIKEAVAD; via the coding sequence ATGCAGAACAAGGAAAGTAATATAAAATTGTTGTTATTAGGTAGAGCAGTATCTTTATTTGGAAGTACAATATATTTAATAGTTTTACCATTATATATATTAAACATTACTAACAATCTAAAAACAGCAGGTATTTTCTTTGCAGCAGTTAATCTTCCAACAACTATTATTTCTATTTTTATTGGAACAATAATTGAAAAATTTAATAAAAAAAATATTATTTTGATATTTGATTTTTTAACTTCAATTTTATACTTTATTTTATTTTTATATTTAAAAAATTTTAATTCTTTAACTTTTTTATTTATAATTTCATTGATTGTTAATATTATTTCAAAATTTTTTGAAATAGCTTCTAAGGTATTATTTTCAGAAATTAATACTGTTGAAACACTTGAAAAATATAATGGTTTACAAAGTTTTATGGAAAATATTATTATGATTATTGGACCAGTTATAGGTACTTATTTATTTGCTACATTTGATTTCAATTTAATTTTAATAATAGTTTCTTTAGGATATTTTTTATCTTTTTTGCAAGAGCTATTTATAAAATATGAAAAAAATACTAATTTATCAAAAGAAAAGTCAAGTTTCTTTAAAGATTTTAAAGAAGGAATAAGCTATATAAAAAGTAAAAAAATTATTTTTAATTTCTTCATATTAGCTATGTTTTTAAATTTTTTTATAGCAAATAATGATGAGATAATTAATCCTGGAATTTTAATTAAAAAATATGGAATATCTGAAAAACTATTTGGATTTTCAGCTACTTCATATGGGGCAGGAAGTGTGTTTGCAGGGATTTTTATTTTTTATAATAATAAGTTTAAATTTCTAAAAAAACTAAAATTATTATTTATTTTAAATAGTTCTTTGATGTGCTTGTTAGGTTTATTATCTATAATATTATTTAAATATAACCACTATATATATTTTATAACATTTATATTTTTTCAATTTTTAATTGGAATGATAACTACCTTTGTAAATGTCCCATTAATATCTTCATTTCAAAAAAATGTTGAAATTAAATATCAAAGTCGTTTTTTCTCAATTCTATCATTCTTTTCAGGAGGATTAATTCCTTTAGGAATTTTATATGCAGGATATTTATCATCATATATAGGTGCTGATATAACATATATAATAGATAATATTGCTATTATAATTATAGTATGTCTAGTTTTTAATAATATAAAAGAAGCTGTTGCAGATTAA
- a CDS encoding L-lactate dehydrogenase: MLQTRKVGIVGVGHVGSHCALSMLLQGVCDEMVLMDIIPEKAKAHAIDCMDTISFLPHRAIIRDGGIQELSKMDVIVISVGSLTKNEQRLEELKGSLEAIKSFVTDVVKAGFNGIFVTITNPVDIVTYFVRELSGFPKNRVIGTGTGLDSARLKRILSEVTNIDSQVIQAYMLGEHGDTQVANFSSATIQGVPFLDYMKTHPEQFKGVELSVLEKQVVRTAWDIIAGKNCTEFGIGCTCSNLVKAIFHNERRVLPCSAYLDGEYGHSGFYTGVPAIIGSNGIEEILELPLDERERKGFEDACAVMKKYIEIGKSYKIV; encoded by the coding sequence ATGTTACAAACAAGAAAAGTTGGAATTGTTGGAGTTGGGCATGTTGGAAGTCATTGTGCCTTATCTATGTTACTACAAGGTGTATGTGATGAAATGGTTTTAATGGATATTATTCCAGAAAAGGCAAAAGCCCATGCAATAGATTGTATGGATACTATAAGTTTTCTTCCTCATAGAGCTATTATTCGTGATGGAGGTATTCAAGAACTTTCTAAAATGGATGTAATTGTAATTAGTGTTGGAAGTTTAACAAAAAATGAGCAAAGATTGGAAGAATTAAAAGGTTCATTAGAAGCTATAAAGAGTTTTGTTACAGATGTTGTAAAAGCAGGATTTAATGGAATTTTTGTGACAATAACTAATCCAGTTGATATAGTAACTTATTTTGTGAGAGAGCTTTCAGGTTTCCCTAAAAATAGAGTTATTGGAACAGGAACAGGTCTAGATAGTGCAAGATTAAAAAGAATTTTAAGTGAAGTTACAAATATTGATAGCCAAGTTATTCAAGCATACATGTTAGGAGAACATGGAGATACACAAGTAGCAAACTTTTCAAGTGCTACAATACAAGGAGTTCCATTTTTAGATTATATGAAAACTCATCCAGAACAATTTAAAGGAGTAGAACTTTCTGTTTTAGAAAAACAAGTAGTTAGAACAGCTTGGGATATTATTGCTGGAAAAAACTGTACAGAGTTTGGAATAGGTTGTACTTGCTCTAACTTAGTAAAAGCAATTTTTCATAATGAAAGAAGGGTTCTACCTTGTAGTGCCTATTTAGATGGTGAATATGGACATTCAGGTTTCTATACAGGAGTTCCAGCTATTATTGGAAGTAATGGAATAGAAGAAATTTTAGAACTTCCTTTAGATGAAAGAGAAAGAAAAGGCTTTGAAGATGCTTGTGCTGTAATGAAAAAATATATTGAAATTGGAAAATCTTATAAAATAGTATAA
- the mglB gene encoding galactose/glucose ABC transporter substrate-binding protein MglB, with translation MKKFGMLFGSIILASALVACGEKKEEAKTDAPATEKLSIGLTAYKFDDNFIALFRKAFEAEAAAKADTVQVTAIDSQNSVATEKEQIEAVLEKGVKAFAINLVDASAADGIINLLKEKNVPVVFYNRKPSDEAIASYDKLFYVGIDPNAQGIAQGELIEKLWKENPDLDLNKDGVIQYVMLTGEPGHPDAVARTKYSISTLNDHGIKTEELHQDTAMWDTATAKDKMDAWLSGPNGSKIEVVICNNDGMALGAIESMKAAGKVLPTFGVDALPEALVKIEAGEMAGTVLNDAKGQASATFKMVVNLAEGKEATEGTDLKLDNKIILIPSIGIDKSNVADFK, from the coding sequence ATGAAAAAATTTGGTATGTTATTTGGTTCAATTATTCTTGCCTCAGCACTAGTTGCTTGTGGGGAAAAAAAGGAAGAAGCTAAAACTGATGCTCCTGCAACAGAAAAATTATCAATAGGATTAACTGCCTATAAATTTGATGATAACTTTATTGCTCTATTTAGAAAAGCATTTGAAGCTGAAGCAGCAGCTAAGGCTGATACAGTTCAAGTAACTGCTATTGACTCTCAAAACAGTGTTGCTACTGAAAAAGAACAAATAGAAGCAGTTCTTGAAAAAGGAGTTAAAGCTTTTGCTATAAATCTAGTTGATGCATCTGCAGCAGATGGAATTATTAATCTATTAAAAGAAAAAAATGTTCCAGTTGTATTCTATAATAGAAAACCTTCTGATGAAGCAATAGCTTCTTATGATAAATTATTCTATGTAGGAATTGACCCTAATGCTCAAGGAATTGCACAAGGTGAATTAATTGAAAAATTATGGAAAGAAAATCCTGATCTTGACTTAAATAAAGATGGAGTTATCCAATATGTAATGTTAACTGGGGAACCTGGACACCCAGATGCAGTTGCAAGAACTAAATATTCTATCTCTACTTTAAATGATCATGGAATTAAAACTGAAGAATTACACCAAGATACTGCTATGTGGGATACTGCTACTGCAAAAGATAAAATGGATGCTTGGTTATCAGGACCTAATGGTTCAAAAATAGAAGTAGTTATCTGTAACAATGATGGAATGGCTTTAGGAGCTATTGAATCAATGAAAGCTGCTGGAAAAGTTTTACCAACATTTGGTGTTGACGCATTACCAGAAGCTCTAGTTAAAATAGAAGCTGGAGAAATGGCAGGAACTGTTCTTAATGATGCAAAAGGACAAGCAAGTGCAACATTCAAAATGGTAGTTAATTTAGCAGAAGGAAAAGAAGCTACTGAAGGAACTGATTTAAAATTAGATAATAAAATAATATTAATTCCTAGTATTGGAATAGACAAATCTAATGTTGCAGACTTCAAATAA